The uncultured Hyphomonas sp. genome includes a window with the following:
- a CDS encoding amidohydrolase family protein, translating to MLKMTSAALAVATLASLVACATDPAAEPLSGDLLIRDVRTIGFEGETPAVREHAFVLVKDGKILAVRDTAEGLSAPETVDGAGRTMVPGLTDMHVHIWDEAELGAYLSWGVTRVRNMSGLSFHLPLVKRIEAGEVMGPHLITTGPILNSPGPNAQINHQMVETADEARAAVAWQAEAGFDRIKVYSNLTRPAYEAIIEEAAARGMPVSGHTPEGVREEGMPQDKPFNISFEEVLADHFETIEHIESVVWHGLRNRHDEAAARELARKIAAEGVPVTATLLAHRNLLLVAETEGAATTRPDTELLNAVEQQTEGGNFDFWAAQDPAPVAEDAAFYARVAKIFQEEGVTLLAGTDAGIFTNIPGKSLGEELVLLTGAGLSPYDVLRTATYTPSLVLGTAGQDGCVEAGCTADLVLLPCDPLANIACAAEPAGLVYRGEWLDRAALDGLRRGAAEQDADRTMANVFGGMAEYGVDLSALTGE from the coding sequence ATGCTGAAAATGACCAGTGCGGCACTGGCCGTTGCCACGCTTGCATCACTGGTTGCTTGTGCGACCGACCCCGCAGCGGAACCGCTCAGCGGTGACCTGCTGATCCGCGATGTGCGGACGATTGGCTTTGAAGGCGAGACGCCTGCGGTCCGTGAGCACGCTTTCGTGCTGGTGAAGGATGGGAAAATTCTCGCCGTGCGCGACACGGCTGAAGGCCTCTCCGCGCCGGAAACTGTGGATGGCGCCGGGCGCACGATGGTGCCGGGCCTCACCGACATGCACGTCCATATCTGGGATGAGGCGGAGCTGGGCGCTTATCTCTCCTGGGGCGTGACGCGGGTGCGCAACATGTCCGGCCTTTCCTTCCACCTGCCGCTGGTGAAGCGGATCGAGGCGGGCGAGGTGATGGGGCCGCACCTCATCACGACCGGGCCGATTCTCAACAGCCCCGGCCCGAATGCCCAGATCAACCACCAGATGGTTGAAACGGCAGACGAAGCGCGCGCCGCTGTCGCATGGCAGGCCGAGGCGGGGTTTGACCGGATCAAGGTCTATTCCAACCTCACCCGCCCGGCCTATGAGGCGATCATCGAGGAAGCCGCGGCGCGGGGCATGCCCGTCTCCGGTCACACGCCGGAAGGTGTGCGCGAGGAGGGCATGCCGCAGGACAAGCCCTTCAATATCAGCTTCGAAGAGGTTCTGGCCGACCATTTCGAAACGATTGAGCACATTGAATCCGTCGTCTGGCACGGCCTGCGCAATCGCCACGATGAAGCGGCAGCGCGTGAGCTTGCCCGCAAGATCGCCGCCGAAGGCGTGCCGGTGACGGCGACCCTGTTGGCGCACCGGAACCTGCTGCTGGTGGCCGAGACGGAGGGCGCGGCGACGACACGTCCGGACACGGAGCTTCTGAATGCGGTGGAGCAGCAGACCGAGGGCGGCAATTTCGACTTCTGGGCCGCACAGGATCCGGCACCTGTCGCGGAAGACGCGGCCTTCTACGCCCGTGTGGCAAAGATCTTCCAGGAAGAGGGCGTCACGCTGCTGGCAGGCACCGATGCAGGCATCTTCACCAATATCCCCGGCAAGTCGCTGGGCGAGGAACTGGTCCTGCTGACCGGTGCGGGCCTGTCACCCTATGACGTGCTGCGGACAGCGACTTACACACCGTCACTTGTGCTGGGCACGGCCGGGCAGGATGGGTGCGTGGAGGCAGGCTGCACGGCAGACCTCGTCCTGCTGCCCTGCGATCCGCTGGCGAACATTGCCTGCGCGGCAGAACCGGCTGGCCTCGTCTATCGCGGCGAGTGGCTGGACCGGGCGGCGCTGGATGGCCTGCGTCGGGGCGCGGCCGAGCAGGATGCAGACCGGACGATGGCCAATGTTTTCGGCGGCATGGCCGAATACGGCGTCGATCTCAGCGCGCTGACCGGGGAATAG
- a CDS encoding methyltransferase domain-containing protein — MTQPTSRPWYRVAAGVLPRPVRRRLLCLGRDLASIPARLKPGARPAPWSSLHDVGGGEFHAVGAAILKSLVNEAGLTPDDHVLDIGCGTGRVAFALADYLSSRGCYTGFDVAASGLAWMIRYLPPAAAPFRIVRADVFNTEYRQQTEARAESYRFPVSDGSVDVAFATSVFTHLLPSDAENYLAEIGRSLRPGGRAYVTAFLMTPERRVPAEGGQAFVKFHPFGEVAHVGDLKVPEAMIAFDEKVFMDWVAKAGLELVPPVKYGHWSGGGPKPGQEFQDVLVLRKAPHAAGATPITGVREQNKLGFDG, encoded by the coding sequence ATGACCCAACCGACTTCCAGGCCGTGGTATCGTGTGGCGGCGGGCGTGCTGCCGCGCCCGGTGCGGCGGCGCCTGTTGTGCCTGGGGCGGGACCTGGCCAGCATTCCGGCGCGCCTGAAGCCGGGCGCGCGGCCGGCCCCCTGGTCCAGCCTGCATGATGTCGGCGGCGGCGAGTTCCACGCCGTGGGCGCGGCGATCCTGAAGAGCCTGGTCAACGAAGCGGGCCTGACGCCGGACGATCATGTGCTGGACATTGGCTGTGGCACGGGCCGTGTTGCGTTTGCCCTGGCGGACTATCTGTCGTCCAGAGGCTGCTATACCGGATTTGATGTGGCCGCATCCGGACTGGCCTGGATGATCCGCTACCTGCCGCCGGCGGCTGCGCCGTTCCGCATCGTGCGGGCGGACGTGTTCAACACCGAATACCGCCAGCAGACCGAAGCGCGGGCGGAGAGCTACCGCTTCCCGGTCAGCGACGGCAGCGTGGATGTCGCCTTCGCGACCTCTGTGTTCACGCACCTCCTGCCGTCCGACGCCGAAAACTATCTCGCCGAGATCGGGCGCAGCCTTCGGCCGGGCGGGCGGGCCTATGTCACCGCCTTCCTGATGACGCCGGAGCGCCGCGTCCCGGCGGAAGGTGGGCAAGCCTTCGTGAAATTCCACCCCTTTGGCGAGGTCGCCCATGTCGGCGACCTGAAGGTGCCGGAAGCGATGATCGCCTTTGACGAAAAAGTCTTCATGGACTGGGTGGCGAAGGCCGGGCTGGAACTGGTCCCGCCGGTGAAATACGGCCATTGGAGCGGCGGCGGGCCTAAGCCCGGACAGGAATTCCAGGATGTCCTTGTGCTGAGGAAAGCGCCTCACGCAGCAGGTGCGACTCCCATCACGGGCGTGAGGGAGCAAAACAAACTGGGATTTGACGGCTGA
- a CDS encoding fatty acid desaturase CarF family protein — protein MAFEILAPSGVVPAIMQAVDGTLAAVRPGAIAVIGALSTGAVIAGQALAGWLLADLGSGVIHWAQDRYGSPRWPLVGGIVRDTIRHHRKPMGFLEKPVLARSARMIGLALAVLAALLVAGAPLAFALPLSAGIFLSNEIHAAAHAKARSLPGPLRALQRMGLIQSPQHHAAHHRHLKNVNFCTLTDWVNPVLERVRFWRRLEALIRYTAGVRIRRDPVVRRQQRRRWKAA, from the coding sequence ATGGCATTCGAAATCCTGGCGCCCAGCGGTGTGGTGCCCGCAATCATGCAGGCCGTGGACGGGACGCTGGCGGCAGTCCGGCCGGGGGCGATCGCCGTGATCGGGGCGCTGAGCACTGGCGCCGTGATCGCCGGGCAGGCGCTGGCCGGATGGCTGCTGGCGGATCTCGGAAGCGGCGTGATCCACTGGGCGCAGGACCGGTATGGCTCGCCGCGCTGGCCGCTGGTCGGCGGCATCGTGCGCGACACGATCCGCCATCACCGCAAGCCGATGGGCTTTCTGGAAAAGCCGGTGCTGGCGCGCAGCGCGCGGATGATCGGCCTGGCGCTGGCCGTGCTGGCGGCGCTGCTGGTGGCCGGGGCGCCGCTGGCCTTTGCGCTGCCCCTGTCGGCCGGCATCTTCCTGTCGAACGAGATCCATGCCGCCGCGCATGCCAAAGCACGCAGCCTGCCGGGCCCGTTGCGGGCACTGCAGCGGATGGGCCTGATCCAGTCTCCACAGCATCATGCCGCCCATCACCGGCACCTGAAGAATGTGAATTTCTGCACGCTGACAGACTGGGTGAACCCGGTTCTGGAACGTGTCCGCTTCTGGCGGCGGCTGGAGGCGCTGATACGCTATACGGCGGGCGTGAGAATCCGGCGCGACCCGGTCGTGCGGCGCCAGCAGCGCCGGCGCTGGAAAGCCGCCTGA
- a CDS encoding DUF3126 family protein translates to MNREETLRLEAYLKEKLNPGLRLLPRDKTDDSVEVYLGAEFIAVIYKDVDEGETSYQFQMTVLEEDING, encoded by the coding sequence ATGAACCGCGAAGAAACGCTCCGCCTTGAGGCCTATCTCAAAGAGAAGCTGAACCCCGGCCTGCGCCTGCTGCCGCGCGACAAGACCGACGATTCTGTCGAAGTCTATCTCGGCGCCGAGTTCATTGCTGTGATCTACAAGGATGTCGATGAGGGCGAGACCTCCTACCAGTTCCAGATGACCGTCCTGGAAGAAGACATCAACGGCTAA
- a CDS encoding zinc-binding dehydrogenase produces the protein MRALTLQGKTFRIADLPDPSPAAGQLLVQPLFNGICGSDLSLRKQMAELADVTPAEAQHQLPMIVPGHEFSAKIVGIAPGTETALKVGDRVTGLPFTHSHDGPACIGLSPFHSGGLATLSCIDAERTFRVPDGIPDDLAALTEPLSVGLHAVNLASRNNGPNMVIGCGPVGLAVILALKIAGRGPVLAADFSAERRAVAASLGADVVLDPATDSPYERWGDLGHEPAVMSPLLERDFRGQPPGLNIFECTGVSGVLGQIVKSAPAHAHIIIVGVCPHEETITPLDGITRELTLEFSFAYRPEEFGTALTLIEAHADQAARLITSRQPLASTEAAFDALARDPHEIKILIDPHA, from the coding sequence ATGCGTGCACTGACCCTTCAGGGCAAAACCTTCCGTATCGCAGACCTGCCCGACCCGTCCCCCGCCGCCGGCCAGCTTCTGGTCCAGCCGCTGTTCAACGGCATCTGCGGCAGCGATCTCAGCCTGCGCAAGCAGATGGCGGAGCTGGCGGATGTCACCCCGGCCGAGGCGCAACACCAGCTGCCCATGATCGTGCCCGGCCATGAATTCTCGGCCAAAATCGTCGGCATTGCTCCGGGTACGGAGACTGCGCTAAAGGTGGGCGACCGGGTGACCGGCCTGCCCTTCACACACAGCCATGACGGCCCGGCCTGTATCGGCCTCTCGCCCTTTCACAGTGGCGGCCTCGCCACCCTGTCCTGCATCGATGCCGAACGGACTTTCCGGGTGCCGGATGGCATACCGGACGACCTCGCCGCGCTGACCGAGCCGCTCTCGGTCGGCCTGCATGCGGTGAACCTCGCGAGCCGGAACAACGGCCCGAATATGGTCATAGGCTGCGGCCCGGTCGGCCTTGCCGTGATCCTGGCGCTGAAGATCGCCGGGCGCGGGCCGGTCCTTGCCGCAGACTTCTCAGCCGAACGCCGCGCCGTGGCCGCCAGCCTCGGGGCTGACGTCGTACTCGATCCGGCCACCGACAGTCCCTATGAACGCTGGGGCGATCTCGGCCACGAACCGGCGGTCATGTCCCCCCTGCTGGAGCGGGATTTCCGCGGCCAGCCGCCGGGCCTCAATATTTTCGAATGCACCGGTGTATCGGGCGTTCTCGGCCAGATCGTGAAATCGGCGCCGGCACATGCCCACATCATTATTGTCGGTGTCTGCCCGCATGAAGAGACGATCACGCCGCTGGATGGAATCACGCGGGAACTGACGCTGGAGTTCAGTTTCGCCTACCGGCCGGAAGAGTTCGGCACCGCGCTGACCCTGATCGAAGCTCATGCCGACCAGGCCGCGCGCCTGATCACCAGCCGCCAGCCGCTGGCCAGCACCGAAGCCGCCTTCGACGCGCTCGCCAGAGATCCTCATGAAATCAAGATCCTGATCGATCCGCACGCCTGA
- a CDS encoding cupin domain-containing protein has protein sequence MSDASVTEKPSSVAGYQIFRTSEAPSLDETAHMEVADMTPDLEAGIGAALEAGFAEGNVVKTLFSQPGFSLTYAWFKSGFPLPLHTHNSDCLYYIVAGSLQLGTDTLGPGDGFFLGAGKAYRYTPGPDGVEVLEFRTQEDFDIKFLAKTLPAWQKISGVISERRSAWADEQPPSSVLS, from the coding sequence ATGAGCGACGCAAGCGTCACCGAAAAACCGTCCAGCGTGGCGGGTTACCAGATTTTCCGCACCTCCGAAGCGCCCTCTCTTGACGAAACCGCGCATATGGAAGTTGCGGACATGACGCCGGACCTCGAAGCCGGCATCGGCGCCGCGCTGGAAGCCGGTTTCGCCGAAGGCAATGTGGTCAAGACCCTCTTCTCCCAGCCGGGCTTCAGCCTCACCTATGCCTGGTTCAAGAGCGGCTTCCCGCTCCCTCTTCATACGCACAATTCCGATTGTCTCTACTATATCGTCGCAGGCAGCCTCCAACTGGGCACAGATACGCTGGGCCCAGGCGACGGTTTCTTTCTGGGTGCGGGCAAGGCCTACCGCTACACGCCCGGCCCCGACGGCGTGGAAGTGCTTGAATTCCGCACCCAGGAAGACTTCGACATCAAGTTTCTCGCGAAGACGCTGCCGGCCTGGCAGAAAATTTCGGGGGTTATCTCCGAGCGCCGCTCCGCATGGGCAGACGAGCAACCTCCCAGCTCAGTCCTGTCCTGA
- the xseA gene encoding exodeoxyribonuclease VII large subunit: protein MSDAPASNDPAVSVSELAASLKRTIETNYDHVVVRGELGRVTIARSGHMYADIKDDKAVLNTVMWKGQVDRLPFRPEEGLEVIATGKLSIYAGRSNYQMIASSMRPAGAGALMALLEERKKKLAAEGLFAAEHKKTLPFLPRTIGVVTSPTGAVIRDILHRIRDRFPVRVIVWPALVQGDQAAGQITAGIKGFNAMTGADRPDVLIVARGGGSIEDLWPFNEESVVRAAFDSDIPLISAVGHETDTTLIDYVSDARAPTPTGAAEIAVPVRQELLLQTGEASERLKRALARRTTQAKDKLNAARLPRPETLLQTKRQRLDYAAATLPRAALALTQKARVRLSRLTISPASLRSEIRTSKQRLRDVAVRARPALNRLMQQRETALASQGKLLETLSYQATLKRGYALVRDDAGKLVRSAGPAASAASLKISFADGDVTAVPGGSSGSPPAPASKPAKPKPKGQQGSLF, encoded by the coding sequence ATGTCAGATGCCCCCGCCTCCAACGATCCCGCCGTCAGCGTTTCCGAGCTCGCCGCCAGCCTGAAACGGACGATCGAGACCAATTACGACCATGTCGTCGTGCGCGGGGAACTCGGCCGGGTCACCATCGCCCGCTCCGGCCACATGTATGCCGATATCAAGGACGACAAGGCCGTGCTCAACACGGTGATGTGGAAAGGCCAGGTCGACCGGCTGCCCTTCCGTCCGGAAGAAGGCCTGGAAGTGATCGCGACGGGCAAGCTGTCGATCTATGCGGGCCGCTCGAACTATCAGATGATCGCCTCGTCCATGCGCCCGGCCGGCGCCGGGGCGCTGATGGCCCTGCTGGAGGAGCGGAAGAAGAAGCTCGCCGCCGAGGGCCTGTTCGCGGCAGAGCACAAGAAGACGCTGCCCTTCCTGCCGCGCACCATCGGCGTGGTCACCAGCCCCACCGGCGCCGTGATCCGCGATATCCTGCACCGCATCCGCGACCGTTTCCCCGTGCGCGTCATCGTCTGGCCAGCCCTCGTGCAGGGGGATCAGGCCGCCGGGCAGATCACCGCCGGGATCAAGGGCTTCAACGCCATGACCGGCGCCGACCGCCCGGACGTGCTGATCGTCGCCCGCGGCGGCGGTTCCATCGAGGACCTCTGGCCCTTCAACGAAGAGAGCGTCGTCCGCGCCGCCTTCGACAGCGATATCCCGCTGATCTCCGCCGTCGGCCACGAGACCGACACGACGCTGATCGACTATGTCTCCGACGCCCGCGCCCCGACGCCGACCGGCGCCGCCGAGATCGCCGTACCCGTGCGCCAGGAATTGCTGCTGCAAACCGGCGAGGCCAGCGAGCGCCTGAAGCGCGCCCTCGCCCGCCGTACCACGCAGGCCAAGGACAAGCTGAACGCTGCCCGCCTGCCGCGTCCGGAGACCCTGCTGCAGACCAAGCGCCAGCGGCTGGACTATGCTGCCGCCACCCTGCCCCGCGCGGCCCTCGCCCTGACGCAGAAAGCGCGCGTCCGCCTCTCGCGCCTCACCATCAGCCCGGCCAGCCTGCGCAGCGAAATCCGCACCTCGAAACAACGCCTGCGCGATGTCGCCGTGCGCGCTCGCCCCGCGCTCAACCGCCTGATGCAACAGCGCGAAACCGCGCTGGCGTCTCAGGGCAAGCTGCTGGAAACGCTGTCCTACCAGGCGACGCTGAAACGCGGCTACGCCCTTGTGCGGGACGATGCCGGCAAGCTCGTCCGCTCCGCCGGCCCGGCCGCCAGCGCCGCCAGCCTGAAGATCAGTTTCGCGGATGGGGACGTGACCGCCGTGCCCGGCGGGTCTTCCGGATCACCCCCGGCGCCTGCCTCAAAACCGGCCAAGCCGAAACCAAAAGGCCAGCAGGGCTCGCTTTTCTAA
- a CDS encoding SDR family oxidoreductase, with translation MTKRFQGRVAVITGAASGIGAATARLMAGEGAKVVLADISGDAANALAAALGPDAMAVTCDVSKEADVAALIKAAADAHGRIDILFNNAGIGSFGNTVELPPDQWEQVIAVDLHSVYYACHHAIPHMPRGSAIVNTASISGLGGDYRFAAYNAAKGAVINYTKALAIDHARDGIRVNALCPGLVETPITAGMSQMPGLPEEWHKRIPMGRGAQPEEMANVVAFLASDDASYMTGSIVVADGGTTAHTGQPEVALFAGLPEA, from the coding sequence ATGACAAAACGATTTCAAGGCAGGGTCGCCGTCATCACGGGTGCAGCCTCTGGCATCGGTGCGGCAACCGCAAGACTGATGGCTGGTGAAGGCGCAAAGGTCGTGCTCGCCGACATTTCCGGAGACGCGGCAAATGCCCTTGCCGCGGCGCTCGGTCCGGATGCCATGGCGGTGACCTGCGATGTCTCGAAAGAGGCAGACGTCGCCGCCCTCATCAAGGCCGCGGCGGACGCACACGGACGGATCGACATTCTCTTCAACAATGCCGGCATCGGTAGTTTCGGCAACACGGTGGAACTGCCGCCAGACCAGTGGGAACAGGTGATCGCGGTCGATCTGCACAGTGTCTATTATGCCTGCCACCATGCCATTCCACACATGCCGCGTGGCAGCGCCATCGTGAACACAGCTTCGATTTCAGGCCTGGGTGGGGACTATCGCTTCGCGGCCTACAATGCGGCCAAGGGCGCCGTGATCAACTACACGAAGGCGCTGGCGATTGACCATGCCCGCGACGGCATCCGGGTGAACGCCCTCTGCCCCGGCCTTGTCGAGACGCCGATCACCGCCGGGATGAGCCAGATGCCCGGCCTGCCGGAAGAATGGCACAAGCGCATCCCCATGGGCCGCGGCGCCCAGCCGGAGGAGATGGCGAACGTGGTCGCCTTCCTCGCCTCAGACGATGCTTCCTACATGACGGGTTCCATCGTGGTCGCCGATGGCGGCACCACGGCGCATACAGGCCAGCCGGAAGTCGCCCTCTTCGCCGGACTGCCGGAGGCCTAG
- a CDS encoding TetR/AcrR family transcriptional regulator: MTETKERSGRRRTRRGEETRRQLIDACIDCLNERGYAGTSIEAVMSKAGISRGSVLNQFPTRLDLMTATIEAAMRTMMADTSARFARISDPVERLRRLCDIYWETQSLPRSVAVTEVLLAARWDTDLAAMLGRVTKEIEIELDRETRRRGVEAGVNDVEALVVHARMLILSLRGMTLELMFDPDRQIIHHALEEIRASHQAFCDRMLANRA; encoded by the coding sequence ATGACCGAAACAAAAGAGCGTTCAGGCCGCCGGCGCACTCGCCGCGGAGAGGAAACCCGCAGGCAACTGATCGACGCCTGCATCGATTGCCTCAATGAACGCGGCTATGCCGGCACCTCCATCGAAGCGGTCATGTCGAAAGCGGGCATCAGCCGCGGCTCGGTGCTGAACCAGTTCCCGACGCGGCTGGACCTGATGACTGCCACGATCGAAGCCGCCATGCGTACCATGATGGCCGATACGAGCGCGCGGTTCGCGCGGATTTCCGATCCGGTCGAGCGCCTGCGCCGCCTTTGCGATATCTATTGGGAGACTCAGAGCCTGCCCCGGTCTGTCGCGGTGACGGAAGTTCTGCTGGCGGCCCGCTGGGACACAGACCTTGCCGCCATGCTGGGCCGGGTCACGAAAGAGATCGAGATCGAACTCGACCGGGAGACCCGGCGCCGGGGCGTTGAAGCCGGTGTAAACGATGTCGAAGCGCTGGTGGTGCATGCGCGCATGCTGATCCTGTCGCTGCGCGGCATGACGCTGGAGCTGATGTTCGATCCGGACCGGCAGATCATCCACCACGCGCTGGAGGAAATCCGCGCGTCGCACCAGGCATTCTGCGACCGGATGCTGGCGAACCGGGCTTAA
- the purD gene encoding phosphoribosylamine--glycine ligase translates to MNILLIGSGGREHALAWKMAQSPLVDVVHSTPGNPGMDEVGPCFDVGAADIENLVKLTLQVEPDLVVVGPEAPLAEGLADVLRARGFDVFGPGREAAQLEASKSFSKGRMTAYGVPTAAYGEFTEAGLAKAFLRKMQAPYVLKADGLAGGKGVVIAETLDDADAAVDEMLGGQFGEASATLVIEEFMHGEEASVFVITDGEGAIYLPAAQDHKRVGDGDTGPNTGGMGAYAPAPVVTDEIMARVKAEIAEPMLRGMAKDGMPYQGVLYIGIMVTEDGPKVVEFNARFGDPECQVLMKGLKGDIVPALLASATGGLKGNEEAFEALLELDGFEPTATIVMAMTGYPGSVEKGSVIKHVGKANDLPGVHVFHAGTDRNDLGMLTSNGGRVLNVTASGVTLREAIDRAYAGVDIIDWPEGFCRRDIGWRALERG, encoded by the coding sequence ATGAATATTCTCCTCATCGGATCGGGCGGCCGCGAGCATGCGCTGGCCTGGAAAATGGCCCAGTCGCCGCTGGTCGACGTGGTGCATTCGACGCCGGGAAATCCTGGCATGGACGAAGTCGGCCCGTGCTTCGATGTCGGCGCGGCGGACATCGAGAACCTTGTAAAACTTACACTTCAGGTGGAACCGGACCTGGTTGTCGTGGGGCCGGAGGCGCCGCTGGCCGAGGGCCTGGCCGATGTGCTGAGGGCGCGCGGTTTCGATGTCTTCGGGCCGGGCCGGGAAGCGGCGCAGCTCGAAGCCTCAAAATCTTTTTCCAAGGGCCGGATGACAGCCTATGGCGTGCCGACGGCCGCTTATGGCGAATTCACGGAAGCTGGGCTGGCAAAAGCCTTTTTGCGCAAAATGCAGGCACCCTACGTGCTGAAGGCGGACGGGCTGGCTGGCGGCAAGGGCGTCGTGATCGCCGAAACGCTGGATGACGCAGACGCCGCCGTGGATGAAATGCTGGGCGGCCAGTTCGGCGAGGCCTCCGCCACGCTGGTGATCGAGGAGTTCATGCATGGCGAGGAAGCCAGCGTCTTCGTGATCACCGATGGCGAAGGCGCGATCTACCTGCCCGCCGCGCAGGACCATAAGCGCGTCGGCGATGGCGATACCGGGCCGAACACCGGCGGCATGGGCGCCTACGCCCCGGCGCCGGTGGTGACGGACGAGATCATGGCCCGCGTGAAGGCCGAGATTGCCGAACCGATGCTGCGCGGCATGGCGAAGGACGGCATGCCCTATCAGGGCGTGCTCTATATCGGCATCATGGTGACCGAGGACGGCCCGAAAGTGGTTGAGTTCAACGCCCGCTTCGGCGACCCGGAATGCCAGGTGCTGATGAAGGGCCTGAAGGGCGACATCGTCCCGGCGCTGCTCGCTTCCGCGACCGGCGGCCTGAAGGGTAATGAAGAGGCCTTCGAAGCGCTGCTGGAACTGGACGGCTTCGAGCCGACCGCGACCATCGTGATGGCGATGACGGGCTATCCCGGCTCGGTCGAGAAGGGCTCGGTGATCAAGCATGTCGGCAAGGCGAACGATCTGCCGGGCGTGCACGTCTTCCATGCCGGAACCGACCGCAACGATCTGGGCATGCTGACCTCGAATGGCGGGCGCGTGCTGAACGTCACCGCCAGCGGGGTGACCCTGCGCGAGGCAATCGACCGGGCCTATGCCGGTGTCGACATCATCGACTGGCCGGAAGGCTTCTGCCGCCGCGACATCGGCTGGCGCGCGCTGGAGCGCGGGTAG